In Prunus dulcis chromosome 1, ALMONDv2, whole genome shotgun sequence, the following are encoded in one genomic region:
- the LOC117615709 gene encoding nifU-like protein 3, chloroplastic produces the protein MVGAFSGQTQGLKPTTPPATTALFNPSLSSSSELLSTSHLSLFKNSTSIACGFSSKQASFLRGQFCSRHFLGFDYNLARRKQAGHVVSPYCILPLTEENVEKVLDEVRPGLMADGGNVALHEIDGLVVVLKLQGACGSCPSSTMTLKMGIETRLRDKIPEIMEVEQILDRETGLELNEENVEKVLSEIRPYLAGTGGGILELVQINDYVVKVRLSGPAAGVMTVRVALTQKLREKIPVIAAVQLIE, from the exons ATGGTGGGTGCATTCTCAGGCCAAACCCAAGGTCTCAAGCCAACAACACCACCAGCAACCACTGCTCTGTTCAACCCATCTCTCTCATCATCATCTGAACTGCTTTCAACTTCTCATCTATCACTCTTCAAG AACTCCACTTCAATTGCCTGTGGATTTTCTTCAAAGCAAGCTTCTTTTCTCAGAGGTCAATTCTGTAGCAGACACTTTCTTGGGTTTGATTACAATCTTGCTCGAAGAAAACAAGCAG GGCATGTTGTTTCACCATACTGCATCCTTCCGTTAACTGAAGAAAATGTAGAGAAGGTCTTGGATGAGGTACGACCTGGCTTGATGGCTGATGGTGGGAATGTGGCACTACATGAGATAGATGGCCTTGTTGTGGTATTAAAACTGCAAGGAGCTTGTGGGTCATGTCCAAGCTCAACAATGACACTAAAGATGGGAATTGAGACCCGCCTGCGAGATAAAATACCCGAGATTATGGAAGTAGAACAGATTCTGGACAGAGAGACAGGTCTTGAGCTAAATGAGGAAAATGTAGAAAAG GTTCTTTCTGAGATTAGACCATATCTTGCTGGCACAGGAGGTGGGATCCTGGAGCTTGTACAGATCAATGACTACGTCGTCAAAGTTCGGTTAAGTGGACCAGCAGCCGGGGTCATGACAGTTCGTGTTGCTCTAACACAAAAACTGAGGGAAAAAATACCCGTTATTGCGGCTGTTCAGTTGATAGAATGA
- the LOC117616637 gene encoding transcription factor bHLH146 — MVMRQVSKQHRRVYSLHPIKLASSVFARKYLSHLLPALKKMFEENTISSSNKNVDEDYSKLEKLVGYQVNMAMVFSASTYQFAWSRALEQQLQTRHVLIYGEGLLPRHHVPKPLNFLPNLSVSASKMKRYSNHNMSNKVRPHFLKRNLAMNRKTKKSKEAEFIERKLTSLRQLLPGGNEMVEENELLAEVGSYISCLQLQVNILRCLVETDQLIN, encoded by the coding sequence ATGGTGATGAGGCAAGTGAGTAAACAACATCGACGAGTTTACTCTCTTCATCCCATCAAATTGGCAAGTTCTGTGTTtgcaagaaaatatctaaGTCACTTATTGCCGGCTCTGAAGAAGATGTTTGAAGAAAACAccatttcttcatcaaacaaaaatgTTGATGAAGACTACTCTAAGTTAGAGAAACTTGTTGGGTACCAAGTGAACATGGCAATGGTATTCTCTGCATCAACTTATCAGTTTGCATGGAGCCGTGCCTTGGAACAACAGCTCCAAACAAGACATGTACTCATATATGGTGAGGGATTATTGCCACGTCATCATGTTCCTAAGCCCTTGAACTTTCTCCCAAATCTCAGTGTTAGTGCCAGCAAGATGAAGAGGTACTCGAATCATAATATGTCTAATAAGGTCAGGCCACATTTTCTGAAAAGAAATTTAGCCATGAAtagaaagacaaagaaaagcaaagagGCAGAGTTTATTGAGAGGAAGTTGACATCTCTAAGACAGCTTTTACCAGGTGGGAATGAGAtggttgaagaaaatgaattgtTGGCAGAAGTAGGAAGCTACATTTCTTGTCTCCAGCTACAAGTGAACATTCTTAGGTGTCTAGTGGAAACTGATCAGTTGATTAATTAA
- the LOC117615710 gene encoding uncharacterized protein LOC117615710: MAASVASSQQSFLANALAPPTHKPKTKILTSAANTTISCKRSYSSTDDHKGSSSDDGLLRKNENKLAKLAMATLAAGVLTLGPVHDASAAKTGGRVGGQAFRPSAPPRSSSPRINNNSRTNIYINPPVAPPLVGGYGYGYGVPFFGGWGWSPFSFFAPGPSVAVGIGGGFQLLAFFAFLGAVAAVARRFTGSRDEEEDDDYY, translated from the exons ATGGCAGCTTCAGTGGCCTCATCCCAACAGAGCTTTCTTGCCAACGCTCTCGCCCCACCAACccacaaacccaaaaccaagATTCTCACTTCTGCTGCTAACACTACCATCTCATGCAAAAGAAGCTACTCATCAACTGATGACCACAAAGGCTCTTCCAG CGATGATGGATTGCTTAGAAAGAATGAGAACAAACTGGCGAAGTTGGCAATGGCGACACTGGCAGCTGGGGTGTTGACACTGGGCCCAGTTCATGATGCATCAGCTGCCAAGACTGGTGGTAGAGTTGGGGGCCAGGCCTTCCGGCCTTCGGCTCCTCCTCGGTCTTCATCCCCTAGGATCAACAATAATTCAAG GACCAATATTTATATCAATCCTCCAGTAGCCCCGCCTTTAGTTGGTGGTTATGGATACGGTTACGGAGTACCATTCTTTGGAGGCTGGGGTTGgtcaccattttcatttttcgcCCCAGGTCCTAGTGTTGCCGTCGGCATTGGTGGTGGCTTCCAACTCTTAGCTTTCTTTGCGTTTCTTGgtgctgttgctgctgttgcAAGGAGATTCACTGGATCAagagacgaagaagaagatgatgattaCTATTAA